A genomic window from Dermacentor silvarum isolate Dsil-2018 chromosome 9, BIME_Dsil_1.4, whole genome shotgun sequence includes:
- the LOC119464301 gene encoding 26S proteasome regulatory subunit 4 isoform X2 has translation MEEEFLRNQERLKPQEEKHEEERSKVDDLRGSPMSVGTLEEIIDDSHAIVSTSVGSEHYVSMLSFVDKDQLEPGCSVLLNHKVHAVVGVLSDDADPMVAVMKLEKAPQETYADIGGLDQQIQEIKESVELPLTHPEYYEEMGIRPPKGVILYGPPGTGKTLLAKAVANQTSATFLRVVGSELIQKYLGDGPKLVRELFRVAEEHAPSIVFIDEIDAVGTKRYDSNSGGEREIQRTMLELLNQLDGFDSRGDVKVVMATNRIETLDPALIRPGRIDRKIEFPLPDERTRRRIFQIHTARMTLAGDVNCDDLVAAKDDLSGADIKAICTEAGLMALRERRMKVTSEDFRKSKENVLYRKKEGSPEGLYL, from the exons ATGGAGGAAGAGTTCCTGCGCAACCAGGAACGCCTCAAGCCGCAGGAGGAGAAGCACGAGGAAGAGCGCTCCAAG GTGGATGACCTCAGGGGCAGCCCGATGTCAGTCGGTACCTTGGAGGAGATTATCGACGACAGCCATGCCATTGTCTCAACATCCGTGGGCAGCGAGCACTACGTCAGTATGCTGTCCTTCGTCGACAAA GACCAGCTGGAGCCCGGATGTTCGGTGCTGCTCAACCATAAGGTCCACGCGGTGGTCGGCGTGCTGTCAGACGATGCAGACCCCATGGTGGCCGTCATGAAGCTCGAGAAGGCGCCCCAGGAAACTTATGCCGACATTGGAGGGCTCGACCAGCAAATTCAG GAAATCAAGGAAAGCGTCGAGCTTCCCTTGACACATCCCGAGTACTACGAAGAGATGGGCATCCGACCCCCAAAGGGAGTCATCCTGTATGGACCTCCGGGCACGGGCAAGACTCTGCTTGCCAAGGCTGTCGCCAACCAAACCTCGGCCACCTTCCTGCGTGTCGTCGGCTCCGAGCTGATCCAGAAATACTTG GGAGATGGCCCCAAGCTTGTTCGAGAGCTGTTCCGGGTAGCTGAAGAGCATGCACCATCCATTGTGTTCATCGATGAGATCGACGCTGTAGGAACAAAACG GTATGACTCCAACTCCGGCGGGGAGAGAGAGATCCAGCGGACCATGCTGGAgctgctgaaccagttggatggcTTCGACTCGCGTGGTGACGTCAAGGTGGTCATGGCGACCAACCGCATTGAGACCCTCGACCCAGCCCTGATCCGGCCCGGCCGCATCGACCGCAAGATTGAGTTCCCACTGCCAGACGAGCGGACGCGGCGGCGCATCTTCCAGATCCACACGGCACGCATGACGCTCGCTGGCGATGTCAACTGTGACGACCTGGTTGCCGCTAAGGATGACCTGTCGGGTGCAGACATTAAG GCCATCTGCACCGAAGCCGGACTCATGGCACTACGCGAGAGGCGCATGAAGGTGACCAGCGAGGACTTCCGAAAGTCTAAAGAGAACGTCCTGTACcgaaagaaggaaggaagccCGGAGGGTCTCTACCTGTGA
- the LOC119464301 gene encoding 26S proteasome regulatory subunit 4 isoform X1 codes for MGQNQSQGGSGGGGSGGDKKDDKDKKRKHEPPIPSRVGKRKKRTRGPEAASKLPLVTPHTRCRLKLLKQERIKDYLLMEEEFLRNQERLKPQEEKHEEERSKVDDLRGSPMSVGTLEEIIDDSHAIVSTSVGSEHYVSMLSFVDKDQLEPGCSVLLNHKVHAVVGVLSDDADPMVAVMKLEKAPQETYADIGGLDQQIQEIKESVELPLTHPEYYEEMGIRPPKGVILYGPPGTGKTLLAKAVANQTSATFLRVVGSELIQKYLGDGPKLVRELFRVAEEHAPSIVFIDEIDAVGTKRYDSNSGGEREIQRTMLELLNQLDGFDSRGDVKVVMATNRIETLDPALIRPGRIDRKIEFPLPDERTRRRIFQIHTARMTLAGDVNCDDLVAAKDDLSGADIKAICTEAGLMALRERRMKVTSEDFRKSKENVLYRKKEGSPEGLYL; via the exons ATG GGTCAGAATCAGTCTCAAGGCGGCAGCGGTGGAGGTGGATCCGGCGGGGACAAGAAGGATGATAAG GACAAGAAGCGCAAACACGAGCCACCAATTCCGAGCCGTGTGGGCAAGCGTAAGAAGCGCACCAGGGGACCTGAGGCTGCGAGCAAGCTTCCACTCG TGACACCTCACACACGATGCCGGCTAAAGCTGCTGAAGCAGGAGCGCATCAAGGACTACCTCCTGATGGAGGAAGAGTTCCTGCGCAACCAGGAACGCCTCAAGCCGCAGGAGGAGAAGCACGAGGAAGAGCGCTCCAAG GTGGATGACCTCAGGGGCAGCCCGATGTCAGTCGGTACCTTGGAGGAGATTATCGACGACAGCCATGCCATTGTCTCAACATCCGTGGGCAGCGAGCACTACGTCAGTATGCTGTCCTTCGTCGACAAA GACCAGCTGGAGCCCGGATGTTCGGTGCTGCTCAACCATAAGGTCCACGCGGTGGTCGGCGTGCTGTCAGACGATGCAGACCCCATGGTGGCCGTCATGAAGCTCGAGAAGGCGCCCCAGGAAACTTATGCCGACATTGGAGGGCTCGACCAGCAAATTCAG GAAATCAAGGAAAGCGTCGAGCTTCCCTTGACACATCCCGAGTACTACGAAGAGATGGGCATCCGACCCCCAAAGGGAGTCATCCTGTATGGACCTCCGGGCACGGGCAAGACTCTGCTTGCCAAGGCTGTCGCCAACCAAACCTCGGCCACCTTCCTGCGTGTCGTCGGCTCCGAGCTGATCCAGAAATACTTG GGAGATGGCCCCAAGCTTGTTCGAGAGCTGTTCCGGGTAGCTGAAGAGCATGCACCATCCATTGTGTTCATCGATGAGATCGACGCTGTAGGAACAAAACG GTATGACTCCAACTCCGGCGGGGAGAGAGAGATCCAGCGGACCATGCTGGAgctgctgaaccagttggatggcTTCGACTCGCGTGGTGACGTCAAGGTGGTCATGGCGACCAACCGCATTGAGACCCTCGACCCAGCCCTGATCCGGCCCGGCCGCATCGACCGCAAGATTGAGTTCCCACTGCCAGACGAGCGGACGCGGCGGCGCATCTTCCAGATCCACACGGCACGCATGACGCTCGCTGGCGATGTCAACTGTGACGACCTGGTTGCCGCTAAGGATGACCTGTCGGGTGCAGACATTAAG GCCATCTGCACCGAAGCCGGACTCATGGCACTACGCGAGAGGCGCATGAAGGTGACCAGCGAGGACTTCCGAAAGTCTAAAGAGAACGTCCTGTACcgaaagaaggaaggaagccCGGAGGGTCTCTACCTGTGA